A portion of the Hoplias malabaricus isolate fHopMal1 chromosome 1, fHopMal1.hap1, whole genome shotgun sequence genome contains these proteins:
- the si:dkeyp-110a12.4 gene encoding pancreatic secretory granule membrane major glycoprotein GP2 — protein sequence MLPTPLALIWCLLSLWTVTSAVYLEEEEELNETVICTNDQMQVIIPSAFFLSKEPPLYIWDLHLNDPECRGFVIGDDYVFSIKSNLTDCGTITASVGTYIMFTNTIRNNETDVITRSFVNITFGCRYPVNYMVQQPNGDNMIRVDVRTITLNTEDGNFSVSMLLYKDEDFEDKWTTVPSLTLEDNIYVKVYMIPANLMLRVERCWATPNNDPYSNIQYTFIKNSCPVLENDHTLGVMKNGRGPEALFRIQMFKFVGSSYTDVFLHCNVQICHNTAGVCQPNCSGEDASGRTRRDLALSQTVFVCV from the exons ATGCTGCCTACTCCACTGGCATTGATCTGGTGTTTGCTTTCACTGTGGACAGTTACCTCAGCTGTATatctggaggaggaggagg AACTCAATGAAACCGTTATTTGTACGAATGACCAGATGCAAGTTATCATTCCAAGTGCTTTCTTTCTCAGCAAGGAACCTCCTCTTTAT ATTTGGGATTTGCACTTAAATGACCCAGAGTGTCGTGGGTTTGTGATTGGAGATGACTATGTGTTCAGTATCAAAAGTAATCTCACAGATTGTGGAACCATTACG GCATCTGTTGGCACTTACATCATGTTCACCAACACCATCCGTAATAATGAAACAGACGTGATCACGAGAAGCTTCGTCAACATTACATTTGGATGTCGCTATCCAGTAAACTACATGGTCCAGCAGCCAAATGGAGACAATATGATCAGAGTGGATGTCAG GACCATCACTCTAAACACAGAGGATGGAAATTTCTCAGTATCCATGCTGCTCTATAAAGATGAGGATTTTGAGGACAAATGGACCACTGTTCCTTCCCTGACACTTGAAGACAATATCTATGTGAAAGTTTACATG ATACCAGCTAATCTTATGCTCCGAGTGGAGAGATGCTGGGCCACACCAAACAATGATCCATACAGTAACATTCAATACACTTTCATCAAAAACAG TTGTCCAGTACTGGAAAATGACCATACACTTGGTGTGATGAAGAATGGACGAGGCCCAGAGGCTCTGTTCCGGATTCAAATGTTTAAGTTTGTGGGCAGCTCCTACACAGATGTTTTTCTTCACTGCAATGTTCAGATTTGTCACAACACAGCAGGAGTGTGCCAGCCT AACTGCTCAGGTGAAGATGCCTCAGGACG